One window from the genome of Rudanella lutea DSM 19387 encodes:
- a CDS encoding MerC domain-containing protein gives MKSILLKQRADYLGITGSVLCIIHCLITPMAVMTSTLLNHDTLRIGFLSLDYLFIGINIVAVWSASRHTSGPIRVALWSFLALFAAGLLLEDISPIAEYLAYAASLGLVVTHLANIRHCRTHHAH, from the coding sequence ATGAAATCAATTTTACTTAAACAACGCGCTGATTATCTGGGCATCACGGGCTCGGTACTTTGCATTATCCACTGCCTGATTACACCCATGGCGGTGATGACGTCAACACTGCTTAACCACGATACGCTCCGAATCGGTTTTCTAAGCCTTGACTACCTATTCATCGGTATCAACATCGTGGCAGTTTGGTCGGCTTCGCGGCATACTTCAGGGCCAATTCGAGTAGCCTTGTGGAGCTTTCTGGCCCTGTTCGCGGCTGGTTTACTGCTCGAAGACATCAGTCCGATCGCTGAATATCTAGCCTATGCCGCTTCGCTGGGGCTTGTTGTTACCCATCTGGCTAATATCCGCCACTGCCGTACGCACCACGCTCACTAA
- a CDS encoding TonB-dependent receptor, whose protein sequence is MKHLFTILLVISSFYSQAQTITGNVIDAQTGSPVVGATVKLLNTNKGTATDSTGKFALDAPATGTLQVSFIGFKTTTVKARERFFTIELVPEVSELQTVEVIGRVARDYNSEYSFSATKIAALNKDIPQSIGTVTKELMADRQAFQLADAVKIVSGVTPSSFYNQYAIRGISQNEEGQIINGMRTRQYYFLQPLTTNIERVEVLKGPASASFSSVDPGGSINLVTKKPLAVNRKEVSLSAGSFSTLRGTLDFTGPLNASKTLLYRVNGAYQEARSYRDLVRNNALLFSPSFSYTPSQKTALNAELILSRSAGNLDRGQPIFGAVAGQTNLNSTPISLNLGAANDFFNSNELIITGNLAHKFTDRISVNVSYMKQTWQEDLQEHRTTNAFAVDLTNKPVTSLAAMQFVQRKQFWNIDNLNAYLNFNFDTGPARHDLLVGYDLSDWQKLKGGGQNAARGFLLKDGSVAGSFVLANAANYQTITTGGVTLPRPNVPYFNLANPSYTIRNSSDYVLNVRTPFPAALTTTHAVYAQEQLRWNKLRLLLGLRYESFRDITNYQSPGESSFTQSALLPRLGLTYSLRPNLNVYATYLEGFQGQSNTVTLMPNTGSFFNTAKSANLFEPLRSDLKEIGAKAQLFGGRISLNAAVYEINQRNLLLNANLPAFPDSLVTRGAERSRGFEMDIAGYLLPNWQINASYSYIDAVIVSDNETSLVGARKQNTPRHSGNLWTRYNFGTNSALSDLGIGLGMQYSGSKIPWFSRAFEVPAYTLFDMAVYYTPAKSNVQVALNINNLTNQTYWVGAQNYLRLFPGAPRSTMLTLTYRF, encoded by the coding sequence ATGAAACACCTATTTACGATTCTTCTGGTAATCAGCTCATTTTACAGTCAAGCGCAGACCATTACGGGCAATGTAATTGACGCTCAGACCGGAAGCCCGGTGGTGGGAGCAACCGTTAAACTCCTCAATACCAACAAAGGAACTGCCACCGACAGTACCGGCAAATTTGCGCTCGATGCGCCCGCCACCGGTACATTGCAGGTCTCGTTTATTGGCTTTAAAACCACGACGGTAAAGGCCCGTGAGCGTTTTTTTACGATTGAACTGGTCCCCGAAGTGTCCGAGCTTCAGACCGTGGAGGTAATCGGGCGCGTTGCCCGGGATTACAACAGTGAGTATTCGTTTTCGGCTACCAAAATCGCTGCGCTCAACAAGGATATTCCGCAGTCGATTGGCACCGTAACCAAAGAACTTATGGCCGACCGGCAGGCATTTCAACTGGCCGATGCGGTGAAAATTGTGAGTGGTGTAACACCCTCCAGTTTTTATAACCAGTACGCCATTCGGGGCATCAGCCAGAACGAAGAAGGGCAGATTATCAACGGCATGCGCACCCGGCAGTATTATTTCCTGCAACCGCTGACGACTAATATCGAACGGGTGGAAGTGCTCAAAGGGCCTGCCAGTGCGTCGTTTTCGTCGGTCGATCCGGGGGGGAGCATCAATCTGGTGACCAAAAAGCCGCTGGCGGTCAACCGCAAAGAGGTAAGCCTGAGCGCGGGCAGTTTCAGCACCCTGCGGGGGACGCTCGATTTTACGGGGCCGCTCAACGCGAGTAAAACCCTGCTGTACCGCGTGAATGGGGCTTATCAGGAAGCCCGCAGCTACCGCGATCTGGTTCGGAACAACGCGTTACTGTTTTCGCCGTCGTTCTCCTACACTCCCAGTCAAAAAACGGCGCTCAATGCCGAGCTGATTCTGAGCCGGTCGGCCGGTAACCTCGACCGGGGGCAGCCTATTTTCGGGGCCGTAGCGGGCCAAACCAACCTGAACAGCACGCCCATCAGCCTGAATCTGGGCGCGGCCAACGACTTTTTCAACTCCAACGAGCTGATCATTACCGGCAATCTGGCCCATAAGTTCACCGACCGCATCAGCGTCAATGTGTCGTACATGAAGCAGACCTGGCAGGAGGATTTGCAGGAACACCGGACCACCAATGCCTTTGCCGTTGATTTGACCAACAAGCCGGTTACGTCGCTGGCGGCCATGCAGTTTGTGCAACGAAAGCAGTTCTGGAACATCGACAACCTGAATGCTTACCTAAATTTTAATTTTGATACTGGCCCGGCTAGGCACGATTTGCTGGTGGGCTACGACCTCTCCGACTGGCAGAAGCTCAAGGGCGGTGGGCAGAATGCGGCCCGGGGCTTTTTGCTCAAAGACGGTTCCGTAGCGGGCTCGTTTGTGCTAGCCAATGCCGCTAATTACCAGACCATTACGACAGGGGGCGTAACGTTGCCCCGGCCCAACGTACCCTACTTTAATCTAGCGAACCCCAGCTACACCATCCGTAATAGCAGTGACTACGTGCTCAACGTTCGGACGCCTTTTCCGGCGGCACTCACCACCACCCACGCCGTTTACGCACAGGAGCAACTTCGCTGGAACAAACTCCGGCTGCTGCTGGGACTGCGCTACGAGTCGTTTCGGGATATCACCAACTATCAGTCGCCCGGCGAATCGTCGTTTACCCAAAGCGCCCTGCTGCCTCGTCTGGGGCTGACGTATAGTCTGCGGCCCAATTTGAACGTGTACGCAACGTACCTGGAGGGTTTCCAGGGACAGTCGAACACCGTGACGCTGATGCCCAATACGGGCAGTTTTTTCAATACGGCCAAATCGGCCAACCTGTTTGAGCCGCTGCGGAGCGACCTGAAGGAGATTGGGGCCAAAGCGCAGTTGTTCGGCGGGCGTATCAGCCTCAACGCAGCTGTGTATGAGATCAATCAGCGCAATCTGCTGCTTAACGCCAACCTGCCCGCTTTCCCCGACTCGCTCGTGACGCGCGGTGCCGAACGCAGCCGGGGCTTCGAGATGGATATTGCCGGTTATCTGCTTCCCAACTGGCAAATCAACGCATCGTACAGCTACATCGACGCGGTCATCGTCAGCGATAACGAAACCAGCCTGGTGGGGGCTCGCAAACAGAACACGCCCCGCCACAGCGGTAACCTCTGGACACGCTACAATTTCGGCACAAACTCAGCCCTGAGTGATCTGGGTATTGGGCTGGGTATGCAGTACAGCGGCAGCAAGATTCCCTGGTTCTCGCGGGCGTTTGAAGTACCTGCTTACACGCTCTTCGACATGGCCGTGTACTACACACCCGCCAAAAGCAATGTGCAGGTGGCCCTCAACATCAACAACCTGACCAATCAGACGTATTGGGTTGGTGCTCAGAACTACCTCCGCCTGTTTCCCGGTGCTCCGCGCAGTACGATGCTAACCCTGACGTACCGATTTTAA
- a CDS encoding ABC transporter permease: MALRIQRLIARHVWVTAFKNRAVIGLFIGMGLLLIYAAFTGWVTFRQQNETGRKYQQQARQDWLSNPDKHPHRMAHYGHFAFRPKAPLSVFDVGMESFLGNTIYLEAHKQNSVNFSEAGFSTGLLRFGEISMAMVLQLLLPLLVFFLGFGTVATDRETGTLKLLLSQGVSWQQLLVGKSLGLMAVMLTLYLPVMAVTALLWLGLQEDGISADQTLRLLLLMGAYFLYLSFFCVIAVLVSAQSKTAKTALVSLIGLWLMLTLVLPRAAQALGSYLYPAPSKARFLADVQADVLKEGDSHNPNDPHYKGLKDSLLTAYGVNSVQKLPFNYSGFVMAEGEKISARLYNNHFGRLLAIYEQQNRFTKTLSFVNPYLAIRNLSMALAGTDFATYVDFQRQAEAYRYGMAQKMNDLQMRFISNIKPGPTEKPLQIDHEHWQEVPDFTYQLPPLASVLGHELISLLAFVFWAGLLVLLTRRSTKTLTAV, from the coding sequence ATGGCGCTCCGAATTCAACGATTGATTGCCCGTCATGTCTGGGTAACGGCCTTTAAAAACCGGGCCGTTATCGGGCTTTTTATCGGGATGGGCCTGTTGCTGATCTATGCCGCCTTTACGGGGTGGGTCACCTTTCGGCAGCAGAACGAAACGGGCCGCAAGTACCAGCAACAGGCCCGGCAAGACTGGCTGAGTAACCCTGATAAGCACCCGCACCGTATGGCGCACTACGGCCACTTTGCCTTCCGGCCCAAAGCCCCGCTGAGTGTGTTCGATGTGGGCATGGAGAGCTTTCTGGGCAACACCATCTACCTGGAAGCCCACAAGCAAAACAGCGTCAACTTTTCTGAAGCCGGCTTTTCGACGGGGCTCTTACGATTCGGGGAGATCAGCATGGCGATGGTGCTGCAACTGCTCCTGCCGTTGCTGGTGTTTTTTCTGGGTTTCGGCACGGTAGCTACCGACCGCGAAACGGGTACGTTGAAACTCCTGCTGAGTCAGGGGGTAAGCTGGCAGCAATTGCTGGTCGGCAAAAGCCTGGGCCTGATGGCGGTGATGCTTACGCTGTACCTCCCGGTGATGGCCGTGACGGCCTTGCTCTGGCTGGGCTTGCAGGAAGACGGTATCAGCGCCGATCAGACCCTGCGGCTACTACTGCTGATGGGGGCCTATTTTCTGTATCTGAGTTTCTTCTGCGTCATTGCCGTGCTGGTGTCGGCGCAGAGCAAAACGGCCAAAACCGCCCTGGTTTCGCTTATTGGCCTTTGGCTGATGCTCACGCTGGTGCTGCCCAGAGCCGCGCAGGCCCTCGGGTCGTATTTGTATCCCGCCCCCTCGAAAGCCCGGTTTCTGGCCGACGTGCAGGCCGATGTGCTCAAAGAAGGAGATAGCCATAACCCCAACGACCCGCATTACAAGGGCCTCAAAGATTCGCTGCTGACAGCGTACGGCGTGAATTCGGTGCAGAAACTGCCCTTCAATTATAGCGGGTTTGTGATGGCCGAAGGCGAGAAAATCAGCGCCCGCCTGTACAACAACCATTTTGGGCGATTGCTGGCGATTTACGAACAGCAAAACCGATTCACGAAAACCCTATCGTTTGTGAATCCGTATCTGGCTATTCGCAACCTGTCGATGGCGCTGGCCGGCACCGACTTTGCCACGTACGTCGATTTTCAGCGGCAGGCTGAAGCGTATCGCTACGGCATGGCGCAGAAGATGAATGACTTACAGATGCGTTTCATCAGCAACATAAAGCCGGGGCCTACCGAAAAACCGCTTCAGATTGACCACGAGCACTGGCAGGAAGTGCCCGATTTTACCTACCAGTTGCCCCCGCTGGCGAGCGTGTTGGGTCACGAACTGATCTCGCTGCTGGCCTTTGTTTTCTGGGCGGGTTTGCTGGTGTTGCTGACGAGACGATCAACCAAAACCTTAACCGCCGTCTGA
- a CDS encoding DUF3526 domain-containing protein, with protein MSRLLFIHFIRSAGTRIGLLFLLVIGLISLLVGNQFAQRQRQAVADVVAFQQTDFPRQAALHHNDLGLLLYYLKFSVVNQARPLTALAIGQRDVNPSVQSVTIRALEGQKYDADLTNPANLLLGNVDFSFVLIYLFPLLIIAFTYALISGEKEAGTWALVAVQSRHLLGFVGRLFLIRLAVLLAVLLLISGLAVVLLGIPLDGPFWLFLGTSVGYMLFWFSVCFWVASLQRRSSTNAMLLLGIWLLLLVVLPAGINTYLTARYPVPEAQATTLAQRKGYHEKWDMDKTATVEKFYAHYPQFRQVPVTAMPFDWRWYYAMQQLGDDESAGQAGELSQKLREREQASRTIALFVPTLHTQLQLGELARSGLGNQLRFLDYMTRFHEKLRLYFYPKIFTNVPASTEKWTHFQVDTFVDAEAVSPVLVLAPLLLFSALFGGLGLLRFRQTIYHL; from the coding sequence ATGAGCCGACTCCTTTTCATTCACTTTATCCGTTCGGCCGGCACCCGTATCGGGCTTCTTTTTCTGCTGGTCATTGGGCTGATCTCACTGCTGGTCGGCAACCAGTTTGCCCAACGCCAAAGGCAGGCCGTTGCCGACGTGGTCGCGTTTCAGCAAACCGATTTTCCCCGGCAGGCGGCCCTGCACCACAACGATCTGGGCTTGCTGCTGTACTACCTCAAATTCTCGGTGGTCAATCAGGCCCGCCCCCTTACGGCCCTTGCCATCGGGCAACGCGACGTCAACCCGTCGGTGCAGAGCGTGACGATCCGGGCGCTGGAAGGCCAGAAATACGACGCCGACCTGACCAATCCGGCCAACCTGCTACTGGGGAATGTCGATTTCAGTTTTGTGCTCATTTACCTGTTTCCGCTTCTGATTATCGCCTTCACCTACGCCCTTATTTCGGGCGAAAAAGAGGCTGGCACCTGGGCGCTCGTGGCGGTGCAAAGTCGGCATCTGCTGGGCTTTGTCGGTCGGCTTTTCCTGATCCGGCTCGCGGTGCTGCTGGCTGTACTCCTGCTCATTAGTGGCCTGGCCGTGGTCTTGCTGGGGATTCCGCTTGACGGGCCGTTCTGGCTTTTTCTGGGTACGTCGGTGGGGTATATGCTGTTCTGGTTCAGCGTCTGCTTTTGGGTGGCTTCGCTGCAACGGCGTTCCAGCACCAACGCCATGCTGCTGCTCGGCATCTGGCTGTTGCTACTGGTGGTGCTGCCTGCGGGCATCAACACCTACCTGACGGCCCGCTACCCCGTCCCCGAAGCGCAGGCGACCACGCTGGCGCAGCGGAAAGGCTACCACGAAAAGTGGGATATGGACAAAACGGCGACGGTGGAGAAGTTCTACGCCCACTACCCGCAGTTCAGGCAGGTGCCCGTTACGGCCATGCCTTTCGACTGGCGGTGGTACTACGCCATGCAGCAGTTGGGCGACGACGAATCAGCCGGTCAGGCGGGCGAACTGAGTCAAAAGCTCCGGGAGCGCGAACAGGCCAGCCGAACCATCGCCCTGTTTGTTCCGACGCTACACACGCAGCTTCAACTGGGCGAACTGGCCCGTTCCGGGCTGGGTAATCAGCTTCGCTTTCTGGATTACATGACGCGGTTCCACGAAAAGCTACGGCTCTATTTCTATCCTAAAATCTTCACGAACGTACCCGCATCAACCGAAAAGTGGACCCACTTCCAGGTCGATACGTTTGTGGATGCGGAAGCGGTCAGCCCGGTTTTGGTACTGGCCCCTCTGCTTTTGTTCAGCGCCCTCTTCGGGGGATTGGGCCTGCTCCGGTTCCGCCAAACAATCTATCACCTTTAA
- a CDS encoding ABC transporter ATP-binding protein gives MLQAINLTKRYVPGQPPSLDALNLSVLPGEIYCLLGQNGAGKTTTINLFLGFLQPTSGQALVNGLDVAGHAQETKRFLAYLPETVMLYPNLTGLENLDFFAQLAGFRHATDELHGLLNRAGLQTEAHTKRVGTYSKGMRQKVGIAIALAKQAKALLLDEPTSGLDPKASNEFSEILTALAGAGTAILMATHDIFRAREVGTRIGIMRAGHLVESLDARDLTANELEAIYLQTV, from the coding sequence ATGCTCCAAGCCATCAACTTAACCAAACGCTATGTTCCGGGGCAGCCCCCTTCGCTTGATGCGCTGAACCTGAGCGTTCTGCCGGGCGAAATCTATTGTTTGCTGGGTCAGAACGGGGCGGGTAAAACCACCACCATCAACCTGTTCCTGGGTTTTCTGCAACCCACGTCGGGTCAGGCGCTGGTCAACGGCCTTGACGTGGCCGGGCACGCGCAGGAAACGAAGCGTTTTCTGGCCTACCTGCCTGAAACGGTCATGCTCTACCCGAACCTGACGGGTCTGGAAAACCTCGATTTCTTTGCCCAACTGGCCGGGTTTCGTCATGCTACCGATGAACTGCACGGACTTCTGAACCGCGCCGGACTCCAAACCGAAGCCCACACCAAACGGGTGGGTACGTATTCGAAGGGGATGCGGCAAAAGGTAGGCATCGCCATTGCGCTCGCCAAACAGGCCAAAGCCCTGCTGCTCGATGAGCCCACGAGCGGCCTGGACCCAAAAGCCAGTAACGAGTTCTCGGAGATCCTGACGGCCCTGGCGGGGGCCGGTACAGCTATTTTGATGGCGACCCACGACATTTTCCGGGCCCGCGAGGTCGGGACGCGCATCGGCATCATGCGGGCGGGGCACCTGGTCGAATCGCTGGACGCCCGCGACCTGACCGCCAACGAGCTCGAAGCCATTTATCTGCAAACGGTGTAG
- a CDS encoding HmuY family protein, which yields MQSVKITFFATLTLFSVFGCNDTDSPVVEPVTSQTIKNLAADPAQINPQTGQPVGATNRFTLFSLEDGAQVANSDSATNKWDIGFRATTIIVNGGSIRSGRGGAFIHTGTFEELKAIPAGTTFATDESPAQLAIPASSGRGWYNYANTIITPIPGKVLLIRTGDGKYAKVEILSYYKDAPATPTSTSQGRYYTFRYVYQPDGSQTLN from the coding sequence ATGCAATCTGTCAAAATCACCTTTTTCGCCACACTAACGCTGTTTTCTGTATTCGGTTGTAACGATACCGATTCTCCGGTCGTTGAACCGGTTACCTCCCAAACCATCAAAAATCTCGCTGCCGACCCGGCTCAGATTAACCCACAGACCGGACAGCCGGTTGGCGCCACGAACCGGTTTACCCTGTTTAGCCTGGAAGACGGGGCGCAGGTGGCCAATAGCGATTCGGCCACCAACAAGTGGGACATTGGCTTCCGGGCCACCACCATCATTGTCAACGGCGGCAGTATCCGTTCGGGCAGAGGTGGCGCCTTTATTCATACCGGTACGTTTGAAGAGTTGAAAGCCATTCCGGCGGGCACTACCTTCGCCACCGACGAGAGCCCCGCCCAACTGGCTATTCCGGCAAGTTCGGGCCGGGGGTGGTATAACTATGCTAACACCATCATCACGCCCATTCCGGGTAAGGTACTATTGATCCGTACGGGCGACGGCAAATACGCCAAGGTCGAAATACTGAGCTATTACAAGGATGCCCCGGCCACGCCAACCTCCACCAGCCAAGGCCGATATTATACCTTCCGGTATGTGTATCAGCCGGATGGTTCACAGACCCTAAACTAG
- a CDS encoding TonB-dependent receptor plug domain-containing protein, which yields MLLFVTAIALIGQTPDSTGPADSLKSRALSEVVVTATRTERPMGALPMPVTVIGREQIRQMGSLRLNDVLQEQTGLAIVTDHGQGLQVQGFGPDYTLILVDGEPLVGRTAGTLELNRLAVGNIKQIEIVKGPSSSLYGSEALAGVVNIITENPSRTRASASARYGANRTSDLTGDVGLRFGKIGLYAFGNRYESAGYDLTPETTGRTVSPFLNHTLSGRLTADFSARLKLSVSGRYFSERQDNLLEISPTQAVAGLGRVTDRNINPVLTHRLSDAWKVTYRYYSTLYRTQTNLAYTDSRQPYDQSYFRQTFDRPEVQVDHYLNQKHILTLGGGFIAESVEATRYTDRQRFTNKYAFFQYEWLPTNRWDIILGGRYDAHSQYATQFSPKASARYELTKTVALRGSAGVGFKAPDFRQLYLNFDNAVVGYSVFGTHELAASLERLQRQGQLAEVLVDPAVFGDIRAESSVAINLGVAADFSRQYNLPFTASLNLFRNDIRDLIETQAVAMKTNGQSVFSYKNLNRVFTQGAELDGSYRLTVGAGRLTISGGYQYLVAKDKAVVEQLRLGKVFRRNGETLVTTRVRANEYGGLYNRSRHMANLKLFYELPRQGIDASLRGIYRGRYGFADRNANVILDADNEYVSGYMLWNVAASKTLKAFTVQAGVDNLAGHTDPQYIPNLPGRLWYASVRWTLLPTPKGS from the coding sequence ATGCTGCTGTTCGTAACTGCCATAGCCCTGATCGGGCAAACTCCCGACTCAACCGGCCCGGCCGACAGCCTGAAAAGCCGCGCCCTCAGCGAGGTGGTCGTCACGGCAACCCGGACGGAGCGGCCCATGGGCGCACTGCCTATGCCCGTGACGGTGATTGGGCGGGAGCAAATCCGGCAGATGGGCTCCCTGCGGCTGAACGACGTATTGCAGGAACAAACCGGCCTCGCCATTGTCACCGACCACGGACAGGGGCTGCAGGTGCAGGGCTTCGGGCCGGACTATACGCTGATTCTGGTCGATGGGGAGCCGTTGGTGGGCCGCACCGCCGGAACGCTCGAACTGAACCGGCTGGCGGTGGGCAACATCAAGCAGATTGAAATTGTGAAGGGGCCATCGTCGAGCCTCTACGGGTCGGAAGCCCTGGCGGGCGTTGTCAACATCATTACCGAAAACCCCTCCCGGACACGGGCGTCGGCCTCGGCCCGATATGGTGCCAACCGGACCAGCGACCTGACCGGCGATGTGGGCCTGCGTTTCGGGAAAATTGGGCTGTATGCGTTTGGCAACCGCTATGAGTCAGCCGGGTATGACCTGACGCCCGAAACCACTGGCCGCACCGTTTCGCCGTTTCTGAATCATACCCTTAGCGGACGCCTGACGGCTGATTTTAGCGCCCGGCTGAAACTGAGTGTGTCGGGGCGGTATTTTTCTGAGCGGCAGGACAACCTGCTGGAGATAAGCCCCACACAGGCGGTTGCCGGGCTGGGTCGTGTGACCGACCGGAATATCAACCCGGTATTGACCCACCGGCTGTCAGATGCCTGGAAGGTAACGTATCGGTACTACAGCACGTTGTACCGTACCCAAACCAACCTTGCGTATACAGACAGCCGTCAGCCATACGACCAAAGCTATTTCCGGCAGACGTTCGACCGGCCCGAAGTGCAGGTGGATCATTATCTAAACCAAAAGCATATTCTGACGCTGGGCGGAGGCTTCATTGCCGAAAGTGTGGAGGCAACCCGGTACACGGACCGTCAACGGTTCACGAACAAATACGCCTTCTTTCAGTACGAATGGTTGCCGACGAACCGCTGGGACATTATTCTGGGTGGGCGCTACGATGCACATTCGCAGTATGCCACGCAGTTTAGCCCCAAAGCATCGGCCCGGTATGAACTGACCAAAACGGTTGCCTTGCGAGGTAGCGCGGGCGTTGGTTTCAAAGCGCCGGACTTTCGGCAGCTGTACCTGAACTTCGATAATGCGGTGGTGGGCTACAGCGTCTTTGGTACGCACGAACTGGCCGCCAGCCTCGAACGTCTGCAACGGCAGGGGCAGCTTGCCGAGGTGCTGGTCGATCCGGCCGTATTTGGCGACATTCGGGCCGAAAGCTCCGTAGCGATTAATCTGGGCGTAGCTGCGGATTTCAGCCGGCAGTATAACCTGCCCTTCACGGCTAGCCTGAACCTGTTTCGCAACGACATCCGTGACCTGATTGAAACACAGGCCGTAGCGATGAAAACCAACGGTCAGAGCGTATTCAGCTATAAAAACCTGAATCGGGTCTTTACGCAGGGGGCCGAACTGGATGGCAGTTATCGGCTGACCGTTGGCGCTGGCCGACTGACCATCAGCGGTGGTTACCAGTACCTGGTGGCGAAAGACAAGGCCGTGGTGGAGCAGTTGCGGCTGGGCAAGGTTTTTCGCCGTAACGGGGAAACGTTAGTGACCACCCGCGTCAGGGCCAATGAGTACGGTGGCTTGTATAACCGCTCCCGCCACATGGCTAACCTCAAGCTGTTTTACGAACTGCCCCGCCAAGGGATAGACGCCAGTTTGAGGGGTATTTATCGGGGCCGCTACGGCTTTGCCGACCGAAACGCCAACGTCATTCTGGATGCCGACAACGAGTATGTCAGCGGCTATATGCTCTGGAACGTAGCGGCCAGCAAAACCCTGAAAGCTTTTACGGTTCAGGCGGGCGTCGACAATCTGGCCGGACATACCGACCCGCAGTACATCCCGAATCTGCCCGGCCGGTTGTGGTACGCTTCAGTCCGCTGGACGTTGCTGCCTACTCCGAAAGGCTCCTGA
- a CDS encoding hemin-degrading factor, translating to MTTETLDLKTLYAAFRAENPKARIRDAAAQLGVSEAELVATGLGETAIRLDGDFRELLKQVPSLGYVMALTRNDSVVHERKGDYQNVSFNGHVGLVLGEDIDLRLFMMHWKHGFAVSENGRRSLQFFTGDGEAVHKIYLTDQSHEAAYDTLVAEFRAVDQSAHLTIDPKPEPATETPDSDIAVADFQQAWRDLQDTHDFFGMLRTYKVSRLQAMYLAPEGFAVQTSFDKVKLVFKRVSETGLPIMIFVGNRGCIQIHTGEVRKLVPMGPWFNVLDPAFNLHLREDHVASAWVVKKPTVDGIVTSLELFDAAGNQIALIFGKRKPGIPEQQDWRDVVAELAE from the coding sequence ATGACAACTGAAACACTAGACCTTAAGACATTGTACGCGGCCTTCCGGGCCGAAAACCCCAAAGCCCGCATCCGCGATGCTGCGGCTCAACTGGGCGTTAGCGAAGCCGAACTGGTGGCAACTGGCCTGGGCGAAACGGCCATCCGGCTCGATGGCGACTTCCGCGAACTGCTGAAACAGGTGCCTTCGCTGGGCTACGTCATGGCCCTGACCCGTAACGACAGCGTTGTCCACGAACGCAAGGGCGACTACCAAAACGTGTCGTTTAACGGCCATGTCGGGCTGGTACTGGGCGAAGACATCGACCTCCGGCTGTTCATGATGCACTGGAAACATGGCTTTGCGGTTAGCGAAAACGGTCGCCGGAGCCTGCAATTCTTCACCGGCGACGGCGAGGCCGTTCATAAAATCTACCTGACCGACCAAAGCCACGAAGCCGCCTATGACACGCTGGTAGCAGAATTTCGGGCCGTCGATCAGTCCGCCCATTTGACCATCGACCCCAAACCCGAGCCTGCTACCGAAACCCCCGACAGCGATATTGCCGTAGCGGACTTTCAGCAGGCCTGGCGCGATTTGCAGGATACGCACGACTTTTTCGGGATGCTTCGTACCTACAAGGTTTCCCGGTTACAGGCCATGTATCTGGCCCCAGAAGGCTTTGCCGTTCAGACTAGCTTCGACAAGGTAAAGCTCGTGTTCAAGCGGGTGTCTGAAACGGGTTTGCCCATCATGATTTTCGTGGGGAACCGGGGCTGTATTCAGATTCATACGGGCGAGGTGCGGAAACTGGTGCCGATGGGCCCGTGGTTCAACGTACTGGACCCTGCCTTCAACCTGCACCTGCGCGAAGACCACGTGGCCTCGGCCTGGGTGGTGAAGAAGCCAACGGTGGACGGTATCGTGACAAGTCTTGAACTGTTTGATGCCGCCGGGAATCAAATTGCTCTGATTTTTGGAAAACGCAAACCGGGCATTCCGGAGCAACAAGACTGGCGCGACGTAGTGGCCGAACTTGCCGAATAA